One genomic window of Haloarcula limicola includes the following:
- a CDS encoding CAP domain-containing protein, with product MSTEIAKQAGVYQPLSAFVANLSTNESANVSTASSSSTKATYTTADPEDQTTNSGSNEIDISAVEMAIHEEVNQRRTANGLGQLEYRSDLVEVARYHSKDMASKGYFSHDSPNGESLGDRYQRFGINCAGGENIAYTYWEENIQSEGRLLYYDSEQDVAIGLVNQWMNSTGHRENILRERFQSEGIGISVAEVDGATRIYATQNFC from the coding sequence GTGTCGACGGAGATCGCTAAACAGGCTGGTGTCTACCAGCCTCTCTCGGCATTTGTTGCTAACCTGTCTACGAATGAATCAGCGAATGTATCGACGGCATCTAGTAGCTCCACTAAAGCCACGTACACTACAGCCGATCCCGAAGACCAGACGACGAATAGTGGTTCCAATGAAATTGACATTTCGGCCGTTGAGATGGCGATTCATGAGGAAGTCAACCAGCGACGGACCGCAAACGGGCTTGGTCAATTAGAGTATCGCTCTGACCTTGTAGAGGTCGCTCGCTATCATTCGAAGGATATGGCCAGTAAGGGATACTTCTCACACGACTCACCGAATGGTGAATCCCTCGGAGACCGCTATCAACGATTCGGTATCAACTGTGCTGGTGGCGAAAACATCGCCTACACCTATTGGGAAGAGAATATTCAATCGGAAGGTAGGCTGCTATACTATGACTCAGAACAGGATGTGGCGATTGGACTCGTTAATCAGTGGATGAATTCGACCGGTCATCGAGAGAACATCCTCAGAGAGCGATTTCAGTCAGAGGGTATTGGAATCTCCGTTGCGGAGGTCGACGGAGCAACTCGAATATACGCTACGCAGAATTTCTGTTGA
- a CDS encoding DUF7550 family protein — protein sequence MADEHAEENRPNYDPEHVELPDKQAPLRSTSPQSPFTMGQVGQGFAVMLVGLVLTFGIALVLV from the coding sequence ATGGCAGACGAACACGCCGAGGAAAACCGTCCGAACTACGACCCCGAACACGTCGAGCTACCGGACAAACAGGCCCCGCTGCGCTCCACGTCGCCACAGAGCCCGTTTACGATGGGACAGGTCGGACAGGGATTCGCCGTCATGCTCGTCGGCCTGGTTCTCACGTTCGGCATCGCGCTGGTGCTCGTGTAG
- the hisF gene encoding imidazole glycerol phosphate synthase subunit HisF, with product MTLTKRIIPCIDVDVDENGDAAVYTGVNFEDLEYTGDPVEMAKAYNESGADEFVFLDITASADGRETMLETVSSVADEVFIPLTVGGGIRTREDIKETLRAGADKVSINSGAIAEPDLIGEGAAAFGSQCIVISLDARRRFDEEGEHYAEVDGESCWFECTVKGGREGTGLDAVEWAMEAEERGAGEIFVNSIDADGTKDGYDIPLMKAVCDAVSTPVIASSGCGSPADMEEVFVEAGADAGLAASIFHFGEYSIEETKEYLDSKGIPVRL from the coding sequence ATGACGCTCACGAAACGCATCATCCCCTGTATCGACGTGGACGTCGACGAGAACGGGGACGCCGCCGTCTACACCGGCGTCAACTTCGAGGACTTAGAGTACACCGGCGACCCGGTGGAGATGGCGAAGGCCTACAACGAGTCGGGGGCCGACGAGTTCGTCTTCCTCGACATCACCGCCTCCGCCGACGGCCGCGAAACGATGCTCGAAACCGTCTCGTCGGTGGCCGACGAGGTGTTCATCCCGCTGACCGTCGGCGGCGGCATCCGCACCCGCGAGGACATCAAGGAGACGCTGCGGGCGGGCGCGGACAAGGTCTCGATCAACTCCGGCGCGATCGCCGAACCGGACCTCATCGGCGAGGGCGCGGCCGCCTTCGGCAGCCAGTGCATCGTCATCTCACTCGACGCCCGCCGACGCTTCGACGAGGAGGGCGAACACTACGCCGAGGTCGACGGGGAGTCCTGCTGGTTCGAGTGCACGGTCAAGGGCGGCCGCGAGGGCACCGGGCTCGACGCCGTCGAGTGGGCGATGGAGGCCGAGGAGCGCGGCGCGGGCGAGATCTTCGTCAACTCGATCGACGCCGACGGCACCAAGGACGGCTACGACATCCCGCTGATGAAAGCCGTCTGCGACGCCGTCTCGACGCCCGTCATCGCCTCCTCGGGGTGTGGTAGCCCCGCCGACATGGAAGAGGTGTTCGTCGAGGCCGGTGCCGACGCCGGGCTGGCGGCTTCGATCTTCCACTTCGGCGAGTACTCCATTGAGGAGACGAAGGAGTATCTGGATAGCAAGGGCATCCCCGTGCGGCTGTGA
- a CDS encoding DNA-directed RNA polymerase subunit L produces the protein MDLRVIDKSDTELSLEIAGEDHTFMNVIKGALLETEGVTAATYDVNPEQSGGQTDPVLTIKTEESVDALDALEDGTDRVIEKADDFTAAFESAA, from the coding sequence ATGGACCTGCGCGTCATCGACAAATCTGATACGGAGCTTTCTCTCGAGATCGCGGGCGAAGACCACACGTTCATGAACGTCATCAAAGGTGCGTTGCTGGAGACCGAGGGCGTCACGGCGGCGACCTACGACGTGAACCCCGAGCAGTCCGGCGGCCAGACCGACCCGGTCCTGACGATCAAGACCGAGGAGTCGGTCGACGCGCTCGACGCCTTGGAGGACGGCACCGACCGCGTCATCGAGAAGGCCGACGACTTCACCGCGGCGTTCGAGTCGGCGGCGTAA
- a CDS encoding DUF2256 domain-containing protein, producing MNSERLDHDRDYEYDAPADAPTYDCPYCGRPFAREEWRTLHYGLEHPAELDDEEVQAFRETYEDEEEDLGTFRLQALAVLVAIYFCLLMIYALV from the coding sequence ATGAACTCGGAACGCCTCGACCACGACCGCGACTACGAGTACGACGCGCCCGCCGACGCCCCGACCTACGACTGCCCCTACTGCGGCCGCCCGTTCGCCCGCGAGGAGTGGCGCACGCTCCACTACGGGCTGGAACATCCGGCCGAACTGGATGACGAGGAAGTGCAGGCGTTTCGAGAGACCTACGAGGACGAGGAGGAGGACCTCGGGACTTTCCGCCTGCAGGCGCTCGCGGTGTTGGTAGCGATCTACTTCTGTCTGCTCATGATCTACGCTCTCGTTTAG
- a CDS encoding cytochrome c oxidase subunit 3: protein MSLPEEHTDSGHGEHHLPATEDWPQGFGEASWWPFVTAIGASGIYVGAALFVLALGDSGLVSMTVGAAATVSSVGLFLVGIYGWLYHAFVSNFWERGSDHHSARTLKFAMLLFLGSELATFGAGFVYYFMIRGADVWLDAAIPEVWGSLVVVNTVILVASSVTLHYSHVALLNGKRSRFLKLLGVTLLLGIVFIAGQVYEYYEFIVHEGFTITGGIYGSAFYGLTGLHGLHVTMGAVLLGIVFVRAYYGQYSAERHTSVSTASMYWHFVDVVWIFLVIVLYVGANLV, encoded by the coding sequence ATGAGTCTGCCGGAAGAACACACGGACAGCGGACACGGGGAGCACCACCTCCCGGCCACGGAGGACTGGCCCCAGGGGTTCGGCGAGGCGAGCTGGTGGCCCTTCGTCACGGCCATCGGCGCGTCGGGAATCTACGTCGGCGCGGCGCTCTTCGTCCTCGCGCTGGGCGATTCGGGGCTCGTGAGCATGACCGTCGGTGCCGCCGCCACCGTCTCCAGCGTCGGCCTGTTCCTGGTCGGCATCTACGGCTGGCTGTACCACGCCTTCGTCTCGAACTTCTGGGAGCGCGGGTCGGACCACCACTCCGCGCGCACGCTGAAGTTCGCCATGCTGTTGTTCCTCGGATCGGAGCTCGCGACGTTCGGTGCCGGCTTCGTCTACTACTTCATGATCCGAGGGGCCGACGTCTGGCTCGACGCTGCCATCCCCGAAGTGTGGGGATCGCTCGTCGTCGTCAACACCGTCATCCTGGTCGCCAGCTCGGTGACGCTGCACTATAGCCACGTCGCCCTGCTGAACGGTAAGCGCTCGCGCTTCCTCAAACTCCTCGGCGTGACGCTGCTGCTCGGAATCGTCTTCATCGCCGGACAGGTCTACGAGTACTACGAGTTCATCGTCCACGAGGGCTTCACTATCACGGGAGGAATCTACGGCTCCGCGTTCTACGGCCTGACCGGCCTGCACGGCCTCCACGTCACGATGGGTGCGGTCCTGCTCGGCATCGTCTTCGTCCGAGCGTACTACGGGCAGTACTCCGCCGAACGCCACACCTCCGTCTCGACGGCCTCGATGTACTGGCACTTCGTGGACGTCGTCTGGATCTTCCTCGTCATCGTCCTCTACGTCGGCGCGAACCTGGTCTAA
- a CDS encoding DUF7385 family protein: MERLDVSDGFDVHDYRHGLKLLKQDRGSMTLENRHGFACPACGERFDRLFVSENRENTFGKPSSPICLVRTDERLLLLTH, translated from the coding sequence ATGGAACGGCTCGACGTCAGCGACGGCTTCGACGTCCACGACTATCGCCACGGCCTGAAGCTACTCAAACAGGACCGCGGGTCGATGACCCTGGAGAATCGGCACGGCTTCGCCTGCCCGGCCTGTGGCGAGCGCTTCGACCGCCTGTTCGTCAGCGAGAACCGCGAAAACACCTTCGGGAAACCCAGCAGCCCGATCTGTCTCGTCCGGACCGACGAGCGGTTACTGTTGCTCACCCACTGA
- a CDS encoding NAD(P)-dependent alcohol dehydrogenase: MHAARLHEYTDDMANGLSIDEVDEPQVSNSDDVVVEVEGAGWCQTDNHIIEGMWTDYVEQTLPMTLGHENAGTVVAVGEEVTLVSEGDQVICHPVQTCGTCRPCRQGETMYCENQSFNGLTTDGGFADELLTNERSVIPLPDGVDPTTIAPHADAGITAYHAVKKAEDGLNPGDTAVVIGVGGLGHIGLQCLDAMSAADIVAVDLKQSARDLASDLGAHYTLDPDSEDVASEVEDITDGVGAAQVLDFVGADETTRLAPDICAAGGDHHIIGYGGHIHEPAQSLVNGEFAYQGNIVGRYTELQELVALVERDAVELHTTQYGLDEINTVAEKLEHREIDGRAVITP; this comes from the coding sequence ATGCACGCCGCCAGACTCCACGAGTACACCGACGACATGGCGAACGGCCTCTCCATCGACGAAGTGGACGAGCCACAGGTGTCGAACAGCGACGACGTGGTGGTCGAAGTCGAGGGAGCCGGCTGGTGCCAGACTGACAACCACATCATCGAGGGGATGTGGACCGACTACGTCGAGCAGACGCTCCCGATGACGTTGGGCCACGAGAACGCCGGGACGGTGGTCGCCGTCGGCGAGGAAGTGACACTGGTCTCGGAGGGAGATCAAGTGATCTGTCACCCGGTCCAGACCTGCGGGACCTGTCGGCCCTGTCGGCAGGGCGAGACGATGTACTGCGAGAACCAGTCGTTCAACGGCCTGACGACTGACGGCGGTTTCGCCGACGAACTGCTCACGAACGAGCGGTCGGTCATCCCGCTTCCCGACGGCGTGGACCCCACGACCATCGCGCCCCACGCCGACGCGGGCATCACCGCCTACCACGCCGTGAAGAAGGCCGAAGACGGCCTCAATCCCGGTGACACCGCCGTCGTCATCGGGGTCGGCGGGCTCGGTCACATCGGGCTGCAGTGCCTCGACGCGATGAGCGCCGCCGACATCGTCGCGGTAGACCTCAAGCAGTCCGCGCGCGACCTCGCGTCGGACCTCGGCGCGCACTACACGCTCGACCCCGACAGCGAGGACGTGGCGAGCGAGGTCGAGGACATCACCGACGGCGTCGGCGCGGCTCAGGTGCTTGACTTCGTCGGAGCCGACGAGACGACGCGACTGGCCCCCGACATCTGCGCGGCCGGAGGCGACCACCACATCATCGGCTACGGCGGCCACATCCACGAACCCGCACAGTCGCTGGTCAACGGCGAGTTCGCCTACCAGGGGAACATCGTCGGCCGCTACACCGAACTCCAGGAACTAGTCGCGCTGGTCGAACGCGACGCCGTCGAGTTGCACACGACGCAGTACGGCTTAGACGAGATCAACACCGTCGCCGAGAAACTGGAACACCGCGAGATCGACGGCCGGGCCGTCATCACGCCGTAG
- a CDS encoding DUF7562 family protein produces MSYRNAWQREDSTVVCVACGEAVSRDDAREYDKFGDRWDRDEKEFEYLCTPCDRARSHSPRRGLEDRLVEAGAGAVDRATFLRRYCALSSEDDAPPENRRR; encoded by the coding sequence GTGTCTTACCGGAACGCGTGGCAGCGCGAGGACTCGACGGTCGTCTGTGTCGCCTGTGGCGAGGCAGTCTCGCGCGACGACGCCAGAGAGTACGACAAATTCGGCGACCGCTGGGACAGGGACGAAAAGGAGTTCGAGTACCTCTGCACGCCCTGTGACCGCGCGCGCTCTCACAGTCCGCGACGGGGGTTAGAGGACCGCCTCGTCGAGGCCGGTGCGGGCGCGGTCGATCGCGCGACCTTCCTGCGGCGGTACTGTGCGCTTTCGAGCGAGGACGACGCGCCCCCCGAGAACCGTCGCCGATAG
- a CDS encoding DUF6920 family protein translates to MSDEPPTSKGDRRLPRLAARTALFGLLGLSLGSVLAGRRRTGRQRAQLVEELRETASERSERPITSEDYADLPDPVRRYFETVLEPGQSRVRTARLKQRGEFRLGDSESSWHPLRATQRYTASPPGFVWDATIRLGSVLPTQVVDSYVDGTPALAARLLWTVPVADAAPTPELAAGELSRYLAEAVWFPTALLPANGIEWEPIDDDAARATLTHDGTTVSLVFRFDEANLVDRVVAEDRFRAVGDGFERAKWTGRFADYERRDGMLVPTRGEVEWNLPSGDLPYWRGRITEFEFDLGE, encoded by the coding sequence ATGTCGGACGAACCCCCCACCTCGAAAGGCGACCGCCGGCTCCCCCGACTCGCCGCTCGAACCGCCCTCTTCGGGCTCCTCGGTCTGTCGCTCGGGAGCGTCCTCGCCGGCAGGCGACGGACCGGACGCCAGCGCGCGCAGTTGGTCGAGGAGTTACGGGAGACTGCCAGCGAGCGGTCAGAGAGACCCATCACGTCCGAAGACTACGCCGACCTTCCCGACCCGGTGCGCCGATACTTCGAGACGGTGCTCGAACCCGGTCAGTCTCGCGTCCGGACCGCTCGACTGAAACAGCGCGGCGAGTTTCGCCTCGGCGACAGCGAATCGTCGTGGCACCCGCTGAGAGCGACCCAACGCTACACGGCTTCGCCGCCGGGCTTCGTCTGGGACGCGACGATACGCCTGGGGTCGGTTCTCCCGACGCAGGTGGTCGATAGCTACGTCGACGGCACCCCCGCGCTCGCCGCCCGCCTGCTCTGGACGGTGCCGGTCGCCGACGCCGCCCCCACGCCGGAACTGGCCGCGGGCGAACTGAGCCGCTACCTCGCCGAAGCCGTCTGGTTTCCAACGGCACTCCTCCCCGCGAACGGCATCGAGTGGGAACCGATCGACGACGACGCCGCGCGAGCGACGCTCACCCACGACGGGACGACGGTCTCGCTCGTCTTCCGCTTCGACGAGGCGAATCTGGTCGACCGCGTCGTCGCCGAGGACCGCTTTCGCGCGGTCGGCGACGGCTTCGAACGAGCGAAGTGGACCGGCCGCTTCGCGGACTACGAGCGGCGAGACGGGATGCTGGTCCCGACTCGCGGCGAAGTCGAGTGGAACCTCCCGAGCGGCGACCTCCCGTACTGGCGCGGGCGTATCACCGAGTTCGAGTTCGACCTCGGCGAGTGA
- a CDS encoding DUF4382 domain-containing protein, whose protein sequence is MPRRSLQVLLVAAVLLAGCAGGVSDAPGSPTAADRSGTSGTTATTTATTGGTVAFYISDEKNAIGDFRYLNVTVSRVGFERTGNGSGGWVEFSGGNTTLDLTTLQGENATLVDAYRLPNATYGKVFVHVSEVNATLEDGERVRVKLPSEKLQLNDEFTVRDGTEVDFVFDITVVKAGNSGKYVLKPVISESGTTVPIKPTGAVEAESGATSNATATNGTA, encoded by the coding sequence ATGCCACGCCGCTCACTTCAGGTACTGCTCGTCGCCGCCGTCCTCCTCGCCGGATGCGCCGGCGGCGTCTCCGATGCACCCGGTTCACCGACCGCGGCGGACCGATCCGGAACGTCGGGGACGACGGCGACGACGACCGCGACCACCGGCGGGACGGTCGCGTTCTACATCAGCGACGAGAAGAACGCTATCGGTGACTTTCGATACCTCAACGTGACGGTCTCGCGGGTCGGCTTCGAGCGAACGGGGAACGGAAGCGGCGGCTGGGTCGAGTTCTCCGGCGGTAACACCACGCTCGATCTGACCACGCTTCAGGGGGAAAACGCCACGCTCGTCGACGCCTACAGACTCCCGAACGCGACCTACGGGAAGGTCTTCGTCCACGTCAGCGAGGTGAACGCGACGCTCGAAGACGGCGAGCGCGTCCGCGTGAAACTCCCGAGCGAGAAACTGCAACTGAACGACGAGTTCACCGTCCGCGACGGCACCGAAGTGGACTTCGTCTTCGACATCACGGTCGTGAAAGCCGGCAACAGCGGGAAGTACGTCCTCAAGCCGGTCATCAGCGAATCCGGAACCACGGTTCCGATCAAGCCGACGGGGGCCGTCGAAGCGGAATCCGGAGCCACGTCGAACGCGACGGCGACTAACGGAACCGCGTGA
- a CDS encoding tyrosine-type recombinase/integrase, producing the protein MPTENYEKRLNETLENIQQSEVICTRNKELLQEYKRDKVLDGLSEATLLKNLTRLKVMAEHLEDQQLDEMDKGDVKDLVAWVHSEYDNEETIDTYKNVIRSFWKWLDPDEDGDAPETVAWIKLNNSTGSDKLPKDLLSKDDIEAQAEAANNPRDRALIWMLYETGARIGELIDLTVGDIEDRKHGKKVVIEGKTGARRLPLVESVPHINKWLNDHPNPTKDAPLWCKIQQGGPDDQLGYRYIRDKILRKTMKEADIDKPSNPHHYRHSRASYLANHLKEAQLCAWFGWVQGSDVPARYVHLSGRDIDNAYDEMHGLYVPEEDSDEPEIRECGRCQELNEPEAAFCMRCGYALKGESAADFEAEVEDDVKQDYAETGPEDTSTQEKIDTIDNLLDDPDVKTALLERMGTAE; encoded by the coding sequence ATGCCCACGGAGAACTACGAGAAGCGGCTCAACGAGACGCTGGAGAACATCCAGCAGTCCGAGGTCATTTGTACCCGGAACAAGGAACTGCTCCAGGAGTACAAACGTGACAAAGTTCTTGACGGTCTGAGCGAGGCCACACTCCTGAAGAACCTCACCCGACTGAAGGTGATGGCCGAGCACCTGGAGGACCAGCAACTCGACGAGATGGACAAGGGCGACGTGAAGGACCTCGTCGCGTGGGTCCACTCCGAGTACGACAACGAGGAAACGATCGACACGTACAAGAACGTTATCCGGAGCTTCTGGAAGTGGCTGGATCCCGACGAGGACGGGGACGCACCCGAGACTGTCGCCTGGATTAAACTCAACAACTCCACGGGGAGCGACAAACTTCCGAAGGACCTGCTGTCGAAGGACGACATCGAAGCACAGGCGGAGGCCGCTAACAACCCACGCGACAGGGCGCTCATCTGGATGCTATACGAGACCGGCGCTCGCATCGGCGAACTCATCGACTTGACCGTAGGCGACATCGAGGACCGCAAACACGGGAAGAAGGTCGTCATCGAGGGTAAAACCGGCGCGCGTCGCCTCCCACTGGTGGAATCCGTCCCCCACATCAACAAGTGGCTGAACGACCACCCGAACCCCACGAAAGACGCGCCGCTGTGGTGTAAGATTCAGCAGGGCGGCCCGGACGACCAACTCGGCTACCGATACATCCGGGACAAGATCCTACGGAAGACGATGAAGGAGGCCGACATCGACAAGCCGTCGAATCCACACCACTACCGTCACTCCCGCGCGTCGTACTTGGCGAACCACCTGAAAGAGGCGCAACTATGCGCGTGGTTTGGGTGGGTGCAGGGATCGGACGTCCCGGCCCGATACGTCCACCTCTCAGGACGTGACATCGACAACGCCTACGACGAGATGCACGGGCTGTACGTTCCGGAGGAAGACAGCGACGAACCAGAAATCCGCGAGTGCGGGCGCTGTCAGGAACTCAACGAACCCGAAGCGGCTTTCTGTATGCGCTGTGGCTACGCGCTGAAAGGCGAGTCGGCGGCCGACTTCGAGGCGGAGGTCGAAGACGACGTGAAACAGGACTACGCCGAAACGGGCCCCGAGGACACGAGTACACAAGAGAAAATTGACACTATCGACAACCTCCTTGACGACCCGGATGTGAAGACCGCGCTCCTCGAACGGATGGGTACTGCCGAATAG
- a CDS encoding queuine tRNA-ribosyltransferase tRNA-guanine transglycosylase, producing MRFYVPEWDDAVDTDYDFVNDELSNLVKVDRDRDFIWDIFDSETTPVDGVLISREQVESSKSKFTRFTSEGVYDDPNLSVPDWMPTISDCGAWGYKSLPFPPYDNDEMLEFYTDIGVTTGVTIDHLIMGEGKERGRLYLNEECFSKAFSESDIPSKVREKVDLMIEEWPETWPDCVREYEPSIYNESTKEKFTLSDFEGSIDDILDHLNNDPRAVHRENDREFRYNLTLDNAQHMFEEYQNGNYSFRLMGAFQGWDPDSYAEAADLLLDTGFRYIGIGGVASSHVSTIKDIVTVVGETIREFEREHQERVDSHVFGFAKPKAFDTVGRAGMSSFDSASMLRSAWTGGSNYHMAGDQKYTAVRVRYATARDGFETAIEKSLRGQEVLRSLRAYDQDKSISDTLRSWAAQAEETLDALEEYVREHRHDDQYNQSRIRDLNEAFRTDFEFGRETQAHFSDVFRKKILKRMRDDDDEDPIDIDAYLADIDTAREILSQSPWCLDAVNTLEKRQGEVSTFDQLWHVVEEYARWVGDEKYLDDYELTLRAEPWKDCDCTICEELGIEVVVFRGNNRNRRRGFHNMHQFYKDFNRQLPRILVGIPTEDEIEADETVMEYLTSEYNEVWREVFDIPVVEIGLITPQGVYEWWETSATESDSNSDTQAAAIQKASQRYEEIHLLNAESILGRETTTRESVFTYSDPEEIREAVLTKLGYDDTETPKRHTQKGLGEF from the coding sequence ATGCGATTCTACGTTCCCGAATGGGACGACGCCGTCGATACTGACTATGACTTCGTAAACGACGAACTCTCTAATCTGGTTAAAGTCGACCGGGACCGAGATTTCATATGGGATATCTTTGATTCTGAAACGACACCAGTTGACGGCGTCCTTATTTCCCGCGAACAAGTTGAATCCAGCAAATCCAAGTTTACCCGTTTCACCTCAGAAGGCGTCTACGACGACCCTAATCTGTCAGTCCCTGATTGGATGCCCACGATCAGTGACTGCGGTGCTTGGGGATACAAATCGCTCCCATTCCCACCATATGACAACGACGAGATGCTGGAATTCTACACTGATATCGGAGTTACGACGGGAGTTACTATCGACCACCTCATAATGGGGGAAGGAAAAGAGCGAGGACGTCTCTATCTAAACGAAGAATGTTTTTCGAAGGCATTCTCGGAAAGCGATATTCCCTCTAAAGTACGCGAGAAGGTCGACTTGATGATCGAGGAATGGCCCGAAACATGGCCAGATTGCGTTAGAGAATATGAACCTTCTATTTATAACGAAAGCACGAAAGAGAAGTTCACACTGAGCGATTTCGAGGGATCTATCGACGATATTCTTGACCACCTGAATAACGATCCACGGGCCGTTCATCGAGAGAACGACCGGGAGTTCAGATATAATCTCACGTTAGATAACGCCCAACATATGTTCGAGGAGTATCAGAATGGGAATTACTCGTTCCGTCTGATGGGGGCATTTCAGGGATGGGACCCAGACTCGTATGCAGAAGCGGCTGATCTCCTATTAGATACTGGTTTCCGATATATCGGAATTGGCGGTGTAGCCAGCAGTCACGTATCGACTATCAAAGATATCGTAACAGTTGTAGGAGAAACCATACGAGAATTCGAGAGAGAACACCAGGAACGGGTCGACAGCCACGTGTTCGGCTTCGCGAAGCCGAAAGCTTTCGATACGGTTGGTCGCGCTGGCATGAGTTCCTTCGACAGCGCCAGTATGCTCCGTTCGGCGTGGACTGGTGGGAGCAATTACCACATGGCGGGGGATCAGAAGTACACAGCGGTACGGGTCCGGTATGCGACAGCCCGAGATGGATTCGAGACGGCAATAGAAAAATCGCTAAGGGGACAGGAGGTGCTTCGGTCGCTTCGAGCCTACGACCAAGATAAATCAATTTCGGATACACTTCGATCCTGGGCCGCACAAGCAGAGGAGACTCTGGATGCGCTCGAAGAATACGTCCGTGAACATCGACACGACGACCAGTATAATCAGTCTCGAATACGAGATTTGAATGAAGCCTTCCGAACCGATTTCGAGTTCGGTCGAGAAACGCAAGCGCATTTCAGCGATGTATTCCGTAAGAAAATTCTCAAGCGTATGCGGGATGACGATGACGAAGATCCCATCGATATCGACGCGTATCTCGCGGATATCGATACTGCCCGAGAGATTCTAAGTCAATCACCGTGGTGTCTGGACGCAGTAAATACACTTGAAAAACGCCAAGGAGAAGTGAGTACGTTCGACCAGCTGTGGCACGTCGTTGAGGAGTATGCACGCTGGGTCGGAGACGAAAAATATCTCGATGATTATGAATTGACACTGCGTGCTGAACCTTGGAAAGACTGTGACTGTACAATCTGCGAAGAACTCGGTATTGAGGTAGTCGTTTTCAGAGGGAACAACAGAAATCGACGACGAGGATTCCACAATATGCATCAGTTCTATAAGGATTTTAACCGTCAACTTCCTCGAATTCTCGTCGGAATTCCCACTGAAGACGAAATCGAAGCAGATGAGACAGTCATGGAGTATCTTACTTCAGAATATAACGAGGTATGGAGGGAGGTATTTGATATTCCGGTAGTTGAGATTGGATTGATCACTCCTCAAGGGGTATACGAATGGTGGGAGACCTCTGCTACCGAGTCAGACTCAAATTCCGATACTCAAGCGGCAGCAATTCAGAAAGCTTCACAGCGATACGAAGAAATCCATCTACTTAACGCAGAATCCATATTGGGGAGAGAGACGACTACACGAGAGAGCGTTTTCACATATAGTGACCCTGAGGAAATCAGAGAGGCTGTTCTAACCAAACTTGGATACGATGATACAGAAACACCGAAACGCCACACTCAGAAAGGGCTAGGTGAGTTCTAA